In the genome of Dermacentor silvarum isolate Dsil-2018 chromosome 1, BIME_Dsil_1.4, whole genome shotgun sequence, one region contains:
- the LOC119444420 gene encoding uncharacterized protein LOC119444420 isoform X1, with protein sequence MRYYNRRPRTPPPKEAASACDVVLPTSPQPSTSKAGFPEPPREAQQPDDRRVKFPRVDGSVFSSFDDEDTTWVSPFWRMAPMYSSYTRAKYTSIMSPFWRQTRHFGDSFDSDAKYTSIMSPFWRQTRHFGDSFDSDANYTSIMSPFWRQTRHFGDSSDSDARSVVYISDTDSDAGSVVYISDTDVDGGSPPKASERHVHDMSSDDDAGASGRRRTSSDESSRKRSFHRTPAVTPRNRSGAVVTGKPIARTPTCCGFTTC encoded by the coding sequence ATGCGGTACTACAACCGGCGCCCCCGCACCCCGCCGCCAAAGGAGGCCGCCTCCGCGTGTGACGTGGTCCTCCCCACTTCTCCTCAACCGTCTACCAGCAAGGCGGGCTTCCCGGAGCCGCCTCGCGAAGCGCAGCAGCCTGATGACAGGCGAGTCAAGTTCCCACGGGTCGACGGCTCGGTCTTCTCGAGCTTCGACGACGAGGACACCACGTGGGTGTCTCCATTTTGGCGCATGGCGCCCATGTACAGCTCCTACACCCGCGCCAAGTACACCTCGATCATGTCTCCATTTTGGAGACAGACCCGACATTTTGGAGACAGCTTCGACAGCGACGCCAAGTACACCTCGATCATGTCTCCATTTTGGAGACAGACCCGACATTTTGGAGACAGCTTCGACAGCGACGCCAATTACACCTCGATCATGTCTCCATTTTGGAGACAGACCCGACATTTTGGAGACAGCTCCGACAGCGACGCCAGGAGCGTCGTGTACATCtccgacaccgacagcgacgCCGGGAGCGTCGTGTACATCTCCGACACCGACGTCGACGGGGGGAGCCCGCCGAAGGCGTCGGAGCGCCACGTCCACGACATGAGCTCGGACGACGACGCCGGCGCGAGCGGGCGTCGTCGCACATCCAGCGACGAGTCCAGCCGCAAGCGAAGCTTTCATCGCACGCCCGCCGTAACGCCGAGAAACCGCAGCGGAGCAG